From Patagioenas fasciata isolate bPatFas1 chromosome 15, bPatFas1.hap1, whole genome shotgun sequence, a single genomic window includes:
- the GDE1 gene encoding glycerophosphodiester phosphodiesterase 1 isoform X1, whose amino-acid sequence MLCYGEGLLSSLTALLVAVLAFSRSPALACLLPAVLYLALHLFSLEPAAPQSAQRVLRPHGAAARIAHRGGAHDAPENTLAAIRQAAENGATGVELDLEFTADGVPILMHDETVDRTTDGSGRLSDLTFDEVRKLNPAAKHRLWSKFQGEKVPTLREAVVESMRHNLIIYFDVKGHASQAVDALKQVYLEFPRLYNSSVVCSFMPDVVYKMRQADGNVVTALTYRPWQLSHFGDGTPRFSSSWQLRLYMLLDVALDWSLHSFLWRLCGVSAFLIQKNFISQDYVRYWASKGIQVVAWTVNTFAEKSYYEHVLECSYITDSLVEDCEPHY is encoded by the exons ATGTTGTGCTACGGGgagggcctgctgagctctctCACGGCGCTGCTGGTGGCGGTGCTGGCGTTCAGCCGCAGCCCGGCGCTGGCCTGCCTGCTGCCGGCCGTGCTCTATCTGGCGCTGCACCTCTTCAGCCTGGAGCCCGCCGCCCCGCAGAGCGCCCAGCGCGTCCTGCGGCCCCACGGCGCCGCCGCCCGCATCGCCCACCGCGGCGGAGCGCACGACGCGCCGGAGAACACGCTGGCGGCCATCCGACAG gCAGCTGAGAACGGAGCAACAGGTGTTGAGCTGGATCTTGAGTTTACTGCGGATGGTGTTCCCATTCTAATGCACGATGAAACGGTGGACAGGACAACCGATGGGTCTGGAAGATTGTCTGACTTGACTTTTGATGAAGTTAGGAAGCTTAATCCAGCTGCAAAACATAGGCTGTG GAGCAAATTCCAGGGCGAAAAGGTACCGACGCTGCGAGAAGCTGTTGTGGAGTCCATGCGTCACAATCTTATCATCTACTTCGATGTCAAAGGCCACGCGAGTCAG GCAGTTGATGCGCTAAAACAAGTCTACCTGGAATTTCCACGTTTGTATAACAGCAGCGTAGTCTGTTCCTTCATGCCAGACGTTGTTTATAAG ATGAGACAAGCTGACGGGAACGTGGTGACGGCCCTGACGTACCGGCCGTGGCAGCTCAGCCACTTCGGAGACGGGACCCCCCgcttcagctcctcctggcagCTCCGGTTGTACATGCTGCTGGATGTCGCTCTCGACTGGAGCCTGCACAGCTTCCTGTGGCGGCTCTGCGGGGTCTCAGCGTTCCTCATACAGAAAAACTTCATTTCTCA AGACTACGTCAGGTACTGGGCTTCCAAGGGAATTCAAGTGGTTGCCTGGACGGTGAACACGTTTGCGGAAAAAAGCTACTATGAACATGTCCTGGAATGCAGCTACATCACCGACAGCTTGGTGGAGGACTGCGAGCCCCACTACTAA
- the GDE1 gene encoding glycerophosphodiester phosphodiesterase 1 isoform X2: MHDETVDRTTDGSGRLSDLTFDEVRKLNPAAKHRLWSKFQGEKVPTLREAVVESMRHNLIIYFDVKGHASQAVDALKQVYLEFPRLYNSSVVCSFMPDVVYKMRQADGNVVTALTYRPWQLSHFGDGTPRFSSSWQLRLYMLLDVALDWSLHSFLWRLCGVSAFLIQKNFISQDYVRYWASKGIQVVAWTVNTFAEKSYYEHVLECSYITDSLVEDCEPHY; this comes from the exons ATGCACGATGAAACGGTGGACAGGACAACCGATGGGTCTGGAAGATTGTCTGACTTGACTTTTGATGAAGTTAGGAAGCTTAATCCAGCTGCAAAACATAGGCTGTG GAGCAAATTCCAGGGCGAAAAGGTACCGACGCTGCGAGAAGCTGTTGTGGAGTCCATGCGTCACAATCTTATCATCTACTTCGATGTCAAAGGCCACGCGAGTCAG GCAGTTGATGCGCTAAAACAAGTCTACCTGGAATTTCCACGTTTGTATAACAGCAGCGTAGTCTGTTCCTTCATGCCAGACGTTGTTTATAAG ATGAGACAAGCTGACGGGAACGTGGTGACGGCCCTGACGTACCGGCCGTGGCAGCTCAGCCACTTCGGAGACGGGACCCCCCgcttcagctcctcctggcagCTCCGGTTGTACATGCTGCTGGATGTCGCTCTCGACTGGAGCCTGCACAGCTTCCTGTGGCGGCTCTGCGGGGTCTCAGCGTTCCTCATACAGAAAAACTTCATTTCTCA AGACTACGTCAGGTACTGGGCTTCCAAGGGAATTCAAGTGGTTGCCTGGACGGTGAACACGTTTGCGGAAAAAAGCTACTATGAACATGTCCTGGAATGCAGCTACATCACCGACAGCTTGGTGGAGGACTGCGAGCCCCACTACTAA